In Nitrospira sp. CR1.1, a single genomic region encodes these proteins:
- a CDS encoding DUF502 domain-containing protein: protein MVRASLKRYFLTGLLVMIPIWGTILILKTLFVSLDGILGDAAARLVTPGYYVPGLGIIALILLIFMTGLFAANFIGRQVVRQWESLLNRVPVVRGIYSTIKSMMDILSFAERESYRRVVLIQFPKNGHYCFAFVTGVTKGEMQQLSPDPLVHVYVPTSPNPTSGYFLLVPEREVIAVDITVEEAMKLIVSGGLYTPAQPSGAASQAAGKTWAPIKQPDAGVQVG from the coding sequence ATGGTACGAGCTTCATTAAAACGTTATTTTCTCACCGGTTTGCTGGTGATGATCCCCATCTGGGGCACCATCCTGATCCTGAAGACGCTCTTTGTCAGTCTGGATGGGATTCTCGGCGACGCCGCCGCCCGGTTGGTGACTCCAGGGTACTACGTGCCCGGTTTGGGTATTATCGCGCTCATCCTGCTCATTTTCATGACCGGACTGTTCGCGGCGAATTTTATCGGCCGCCAGGTCGTGCGGCAGTGGGAGAGTTTGCTCAATCGCGTGCCGGTCGTCCGCGGGATCTACTCCACGATCAAGTCGATGATGGATATTCTGTCGTTCGCGGAGCGCGAGAGTTATCGCCGCGTGGTGTTGATCCAATTTCCGAAGAACGGTCATTACTGTTTTGCGTTTGTGACCGGCGTGACAAAAGGGGAGATGCAGCAGCTTTCCCCGGACCCGCTCGTGCACGTCTATGTTCCGACCTCACCCAATCCCACATCGGGTTATTTTCTCCTGGTGCCCGAGCGCGAAGTGATCGCCGTGGATATCACGGTTGAGGAGGCCATGAAGCTGATCGTGTCGGGAGGGCTCTATACCCCGGCGCAGCCGTCGGGTGCCGCGTCGCAGGCCGCTGGAAAAACCTGGGCACCGATTAAGCAACCCGATGCAGGCGTACAGGTCGGCTGA
- a CDS encoding aspartate 1-decarboxylase, whose product MFRQMLRAKIHRATVTEACLEYEGSLTVDEELLEAAGILPYEAIVCSNLNNGERFMTYAMKGKRGGGEIVLNGPTARKAAVGDQIIIFCYEYYSDEEIQRHKPKIILVDGKNRIARKVKKR is encoded by the coding sequence ATGTTTCGACAAATGTTGAGGGCGAAGATACATCGAGCGACGGTGACCGAGGCCTGTCTGGAATATGAAGGTAGTCTCACGGTGGATGAAGAGTTGCTGGAGGCGGCGGGTATTCTGCCGTATGAAGCGATCGTGTGTTCCAATCTCAACAATGGCGAGCGATTCATGACCTACGCCATGAAGGGGAAACGGGGCGGGGGCGAGATCGTGTTGAACGGACCAACTGCGCGCAAGGCTGCGGTGGGGGATCAGATCATTATTTTCTGTTACGAATATTATAGTGACGAAGAGATTCAGCGGCATAAGCCGAAGATCATCCTCGTTGACGGAAAAAATCGAATTGCCCGCAAGGTTAAGAAGCGCTGA
- the glmU gene encoding UDP-N-acetylglucosamine diphosphorylase/glucosamine-1-phosphate N-acetyltransferase, with amino-acid sequence MTHASHDKALSSSIPGLGVIIMAAGLGKRMKSALAKVLHPVAGRPMVLYVLDIACGLAEQGVAVVVGHQGADVRKVVEAIGGCVAVAEQTKQLGTGHAVLQARPLFGDAAHRRPTRYLILNGDTPLLTEATVRELLAMHDAQGAAVTLLTAVLDDASGYGRVIRQRREEWLQGAADNRVQSIVEDKDASPAERHVREINVGTYVVDGEFLFPALDKLDPRNAQGEYYLTDIVQMAVQQGRTVSALRLRDIDEGLGINSRVQLAEAEQVIRRRIRTHWLEAGVTMRDPASTWIDADVTIERDTVLYPGVTLEGRTVIGEGTIVHTGTRITDCVIGQRVEILDHCIFRESQVDDDSHLGPFVHLRPGVLVRRKGKVGNFVEMKKTELGEGSKANHLSYLGDATIGSGVNIGAGTITCNYDGYKKFHTAVGDGVFIGSDVQLVAPVTIGQGSVIAAGTTITQDVPADALVISRVPQVTREGWAARRRALQSGQVPPPAPSVKRVLPVNARPTKKRVKVSKGKAKAAKASTSATRSAKKKQPAVQRSKRR; translated from the coding sequence ATGACTCACGCATCGCACGACAAGGCCTTGTCTTCCTCCATTCCCGGGCTCGGCGTCATCATCATGGCCGCGGGCCTCGGTAAGCGCATGAAATCGGCGCTGGCCAAAGTGCTCCATCCGGTGGCGGGCCGGCCGATGGTCCTCTACGTGTTGGATATCGCCTGCGGCCTGGCGGAGCAGGGGGTGGCTGTCGTGGTCGGGCACCAGGGCGCCGATGTGCGCAAGGTTGTCGAAGCGATCGGCGGGTGCGTGGCTGTCGCGGAGCAGACGAAGCAGTTGGGGACTGGCCATGCGGTGCTGCAAGCGCGGCCCCTGTTCGGCGATGCGGCGCACCGCAGACCGACCCGCTATCTGATTTTGAACGGCGACACGCCGTTGTTGACGGAAGCGACGGTGCGGGAACTTCTCGCGATGCATGATGCGCAAGGCGCGGCCGTGACGTTGTTGACTGCGGTGCTCGACGATGCGTCCGGCTACGGCCGGGTCATTCGTCAGCGTCGCGAGGAATGGCTGCAGGGAGCCGCTGACAACAGGGTTCAGAGCATCGTAGAAGACAAGGATGCCTCTCCCGCTGAGCGACACGTGCGCGAAATCAACGTCGGGACCTATGTCGTCGACGGGGAGTTTCTCTTTCCAGCGCTCGACAAGCTCGATCCCCGGAATGCACAAGGCGAATATTACCTGACCGACATCGTGCAGATGGCGGTGCAGCAGGGGCGCACGGTTTCGGCGTTGCGTTTACGGGACATCGACGAGGGATTGGGGATCAATAGCCGTGTGCAGTTAGCTGAAGCCGAGCAGGTCATTCGCCGGCGGATTCGGACGCACTGGCTGGAGGCGGGCGTGACGATGCGGGATCCGGCGTCCACGTGGATCGATGCCGACGTGACGATCGAGCGCGACACGGTGCTGTATCCAGGCGTGACCCTCGAAGGCCGGACGGTGATCGGGGAGGGCACCATCGTGCACACCGGGACGCGGATTACCGACTGCGTCATCGGTCAACGGGTGGAGATTCTGGACCACTGCATTTTTCGGGAGTCGCAGGTTGACGACGACTCGCATCTCGGACCGTTCGTACATTTACGGCCTGGTGTCCTGGTGCGGCGCAAGGGGAAGGTCGGCAACTTTGTCGAGATGAAGAAGACGGAGCTTGGCGAGGGATCGAAGGCCAACCATTTGAGTTATCTCGGCGATGCGACGATCGGCAGCGGTGTGAATATCGGCGCCGGGACGATTACGTGCAACTACGACGGATACAAGAAATTTCACACGGCCGTTGGTGACGGCGTGTTCATCGGCAGCGATGTGCAACTGGTCGCGCCGGTGACAATCGGCCAAGGCTCCGTGATCGCGGCCGGCACAACGATCACGCAGGATGTCCCGGCGGATGCCTTGGTGATTTCACGCGTGCCCCAGGTGACGCGTGAAGGGTGGGCGGCGCGGCGGCGCGCATTGCAGAGTGGACAGGTCCCGCCTCCCGCTCCTTCCGTGAAGCGCGTGCTGCCTGTGAACGCTAGGCCGACAAAGAAGCGTGTCAAGGTATCCAAAGGGAAGGCGAAGGCCGCAAAGGCCTCGACATCCGCAACGCGGTCCGCCAAGAAGAAGCAACCGGCAGTTCAACGTTCGAAACGGAGGTAA
- a CDS encoding YtxH domain-containing protein, with the protein MADNHGSSSAAVLLGFLSGAALGAVAAILLTPRTGPESREMLRGYARRAEDELRDLVGEAGERFEGAVEEGRDFIETKKTVLREAFDAGREAMRREREQFTKGEQS; encoded by the coding sequence ATGGCGGATAATCACGGTTCATCGTCAGCAGCGGTTCTGTTGGGATTTTTGAGCGGCGCGGCATTAGGCGCGGTGGCGGCGATCTTATTGACGCCACGAACCGGACCAGAATCGCGCGAGATGTTACGCGGGTACGCGCGGCGCGCGGAAGATGAGCTGCGGGATTTAGTCGGAGAAGCGGGCGAACGGTTCGAGGGCGCGGTCGAAGAAGGACGCGACTTCATCGAAACGAAGAAAACCGTTTTGCGCGAGGCCTTTGATGCAGGGCGGGAAGCCATGCGGCGGGAGCGGGAGCAGTTCACCAAGGGAGAGCAGAGTTGA
- the gatA gene encoding Asp-tRNA(Asn)/Glu-tRNA(Gln) amidotransferase subunit GatA translates to MGLTVIHKMTLAELQRKFTAGDVTATEIVRAYFLRVGHVEPKVNAYLTQCKEAAVAQAERLDQSLKGWRKTSPLMAMPLAVKDNICTEGVRTTCASRMLETFVPPYDATVVAKLRGQNYLLVGKTNLDEFAMGSSTENSAFGASRNPWSLQTVPGGSSGGSAAAVAADECVAALGSDTGGSIRQPAAFCGVVGLKPTYGRVSRYGLVAFASSLDQIGPITKDVTDAAIVLGAIAGHDPRDSTSANVPVPDYLRALKRKDLKRLKVGVPAEYFADGLDPEVEQAVRTAIEGLRELGADIREIKLPTTDAAVAAYYVIATAEASSNLARYDGVKFGLRAGDSKDLLDMYLRTRAEGFGQEVKRRIMLGTYVLSAGYYDAYYGKAQAVRTLIRREFEAAFETVDLIVTPVTPTTAFKFGEKAQDPLQMYLSDIYTISANLAGLPAISLPCGFSAAGMPIGLQLIGRPFEEETLLRGANAYEQATNWRSKKPLVR, encoded by the coding sequence ATGGGATTGACGGTTATACATAAAATGACCCTGGCGGAGTTGCAGCGGAAATTTACCGCGGGCGATGTGACGGCCACGGAAATTGTGCGCGCCTACTTTCTGCGGGTGGGGCATGTCGAGCCTAAGGTCAACGCCTATCTCACGCAATGTAAGGAGGCGGCGGTGGCGCAGGCGGAACGGCTCGATCAGTCGTTGAAGGGCTGGCGCAAAACGTCCCCTCTGATGGCCATGCCTTTGGCGGTGAAGGACAACATCTGTACGGAAGGTGTGCGCACGACCTGCGCCTCCCGGATGTTGGAGACCTTCGTGCCCCCCTATGACGCCACTGTGGTCGCGAAATTGCGTGGGCAGAACTATCTGCTGGTCGGCAAGACGAACCTGGACGAATTTGCGATGGGGTCATCCACCGAAAATTCGGCGTTCGGAGCCAGCCGTAATCCCTGGAGCCTCCAGACTGTTCCTGGCGGGTCGAGCGGCGGGTCAGCGGCTGCTGTTGCGGCGGATGAATGTGTGGCGGCTTTGGGTTCGGATACAGGCGGATCGATTCGTCAGCCGGCGGCGTTTTGCGGCGTCGTCGGGCTGAAGCCCACCTATGGTCGGGTGTCTCGTTATGGGTTGGTGGCTTTCGCCTCGTCCTTGGATCAGATCGGCCCCATCACGAAGGATGTCACGGATGCCGCGATCGTACTCGGCGCGATCGCAGGCCATGATCCTCGTGATTCGACGTCGGCGAACGTGCCGGTTCCCGATTATCTCAGGGCGCTCAAACGGAAAGATTTGAAACGCCTGAAGGTCGGCGTCCCCGCCGAATACTTTGCCGACGGCCTCGATCCTGAAGTGGAGCAGGCCGTTCGCACGGCTATTGAAGGGTTACGGGAGCTTGGCGCCGATATCCGCGAGATCAAACTGCCGACGACGGATGCCGCGGTTGCCGCCTACTATGTCATCGCCACCGCAGAGGCCAGCTCGAATCTAGCCCGTTATGACGGGGTCAAGTTCGGCCTGCGGGCAGGCGACAGCAAAGACTTGCTCGATATGTACCTCAGGACCAGGGCGGAAGGGTTTGGCCAGGAAGTGAAACGCCGGATCATGCTGGGGACCTATGTGTTGAGCGCCGGATACTACGACGCCTACTACGGAAAAGCGCAGGCGGTGCGGACATTGATCCGCCGGGAATTTGAGGCCGCGTTTGAGACGGTCGATCTGATCGTGACGCCGGTGACTCCGACTACGGCCTTCAAGTTCGGAGAAAAGGCGCAGGATCCGTTACAGATGTATTTGTCCGACATCTATACGATTTCGGCGAATCTGGCCGGGCTTCCCGCGATCTCGCTTCCTTGCGGATTCAGTGCAGCGGGGATGCCGATCGGGCTCCAGCTGATCGGCCGGCCGTTTGAGGAGGAAACCCTGTTGCGCGGGGCGAATGCCTATGAGCAGGCGACAAACTGGCGGTCCAAGAAGCCGTTGGTGCGGTAA
- a CDS encoding phosphopyruvate hydratase, giving the protein MSGIRNVKARQIIDSRGNPTVEVEVLLESGAHGRAAVPSGASTGEKEAIELRDGDKKRWMGKGVSKAVANVSKTIAPRLLGMEALDQAAVDHEMIALDGTKTKGKLGANAILGVSLAVAKAAANETGQPLYRYLGGTNARVLPVPLMNIINGGAHADNRLDLQEFMIMPVGAPRFSDALRMATEVFHTLKSLLKKKGLNTAVGDEGGFAPDLQSNEEALALIMEAIEAAGYRPGQDIALALDCAASELYDKGRYRLEAEKNPERSSEEMVSYYGKLLDRYPILSIEDGLSELDWKGWKILTEKLGTRVQLVGDDIFVTNVDIFAKGIAEGIGNSILIKLNQIGTLTETLDAIELAKRSGYTAIISHRSGETEDTTIADVAVATNSGLIKTGSLSRTDRVAKYNQLLRIEDELGAAAVYRGRTAVPSRA; this is encoded by the coding sequence ATGAGCGGAATCAGGAACGTGAAAGCGCGGCAGATCATTGATTCACGAGGCAACCCCACGGTGGAAGTCGAAGTGCTGCTGGAAAGCGGCGCGCATGGGCGGGCGGCCGTGCCCTCGGGAGCTTCGACGGGCGAGAAGGAAGCGATCGAATTGCGCGACGGCGACAAAAAGCGTTGGATGGGAAAAGGTGTGTCCAAAGCGGTCGCAAACGTCAGCAAGACCATTGCGCCGCGATTGCTGGGGATGGAGGCGTTGGATCAGGCCGCCGTCGATCACGAAATGATCGCCCTGGACGGAACGAAGACCAAGGGGAAACTGGGCGCGAATGCCATTCTTGGGGTGTCCCTTGCTGTGGCCAAGGCCGCGGCCAATGAAACCGGACAGCCATTGTACCGCTATCTCGGCGGGACCAATGCGCGGGTGTTGCCGGTGCCGCTCATGAACATCATCAACGGTGGCGCGCATGCCGACAACCGGCTAGACCTGCAGGAATTCATGATCATGCCGGTCGGCGCTCCGCGTTTCAGCGACGCGTTGCGCATGGCGACGGAGGTGTTTCACACGTTGAAATCCCTGCTGAAGAAAAAGGGATTGAACACGGCGGTGGGTGATGAGGGTGGATTCGCGCCGGACCTACAATCGAACGAAGAGGCATTGGCCTTGATCATGGAGGCGATTGAAGCCGCCGGTTATCGCCCCGGCCAAGACATTGCGCTGGCTTTGGATTGTGCCGCGAGCGAACTCTATGACAAAGGGCGGTATCGGTTGGAGGCCGAGAAAAATCCCGAACGTTCCTCCGAGGAGATGGTCTCGTATTACGGCAAGTTGCTGGACCGGTATCCGATCCTATCCATCGAGGACGGCTTGAGCGAATTGGATTGGAAGGGGTGGAAGATTTTGACGGAGAAGCTCGGCACACGCGTGCAGCTGGTCGGCGACGATATTTTTGTCACCAATGTGGACATCTTCGCCAAAGGCATTGCGGAGGGGATTGGCAACTCGATCCTGATCAAGCTCAACCAGATCGGCACGTTGACGGAGACGTTGGATGCGATCGAGCTGGCCAAGCGGTCGGGGTACACGGCGATCATCTCGCATCGATCGGGCGAAACGGAAGACACGACGATCGCGGATGTGGCGGTGGCGACCAACAGCGGATTGATCAAGACCGGTTCGTTATCCAGGACGGATCGCGTGGCCAAATATAATCAACTCCTTCGTATTGAAGACGAATTGGGTGCAGCGGCTGTGTATCGAGGCCGCACGGCTGTTCCATCGAGGGCCTAA
- the glmS gene encoding glutamine--fructose-6-phosphate transaminase (isomerizing), whose product MCGIVGYVGNQDAVPILLNGLSKLEYRGYDSAGVAIQRGEKIDIRRSVGKLINLQKSLEQKAIAGMCGIGHTRWATHGKPSEQNAHPHRSESCVLVHNGIIENYVELKQRLVKDGYKFQSETDTEVVAHLIDTHMKHGKLRLADAVRATAKEIRGSYAIAVISEHEPGLLVAARSGCPLVIGRTAEASFVGSDVMAMLSHTRDVTFLDEGDVVEVTAGGVAFTDLDGRAVTRKKTKVTWDASAAEKSGYPHFMLKEIHEQPQTILDTIRGRYSYESGEADLPDIGLTPKQFADVGRIWIVACGTSWHAGLVGKYLLEEMVRTPVQVDIGSEFRYRDPLIEKNDLFITISQSGETADTLAAAREAKQKGARVVSIVNVVGSTLARESDGVLYTHCGPEIGVASTKAFTSQLAALYMLALHLGRVRGVLSAADGKAWLDRLVTVPALVKHVLGREAEILAIAKRYYKKPDFLYLARGINFPIALEGALKLKEISYIHAEGYAAGEMKHGPIALIDKDMPVVVLAPRDRLYEKTVSNLMEVKARRAPVIAFVAEGERELGKIADAVFTIPDVHPLLSPILFTIPLQLLAYHIAVLRGEDVDQPRNLAKSVTVE is encoded by the coding sequence ATGTGTGGCATCGTCGGCTACGTAGGAAATCAGGATGCAGTCCCGATTTTGTTGAATGGGTTGTCGAAGCTGGAATATCGAGGGTACGACTCGGCCGGCGTGGCGATCCAACGTGGGGAAAAGATCGACATTCGGCGCAGTGTCGGGAAGCTGATCAATCTTCAAAAATCGCTGGAACAGAAGGCGATTGCCGGCATGTGTGGGATCGGCCATACGCGCTGGGCGACGCACGGGAAACCCTCTGAGCAGAATGCGCACCCGCATCGCTCCGAGAGCTGCGTGCTGGTGCACAATGGCATCATCGAAAACTACGTCGAGCTCAAGCAGCGTCTCGTCAAGGACGGGTACAAGTTTCAGTCGGAGACGGACACGGAAGTGGTTGCGCACCTGATCGATACCCACATGAAGCATGGCAAGTTGCGCCTGGCTGATGCGGTCCGCGCGACGGCGAAGGAGATTCGCGGCAGTTATGCCATCGCCGTGATTTCCGAGCATGAGCCCGGTTTGCTGGTCGCTGCGCGGTCCGGTTGTCCGCTGGTTATCGGTCGCACCGCGGAGGCGTCCTTTGTCGGGTCGGACGTCATGGCGATGTTGTCTCACACCAGGGACGTGACGTTCCTGGACGAGGGCGACGTCGTCGAGGTCACAGCAGGAGGCGTTGCCTTCACGGACCTCGACGGGAGGGCGGTGACACGCAAGAAAACCAAGGTGACCTGGGACGCGTCCGCGGCTGAAAAAAGCGGATATCCCCATTTCATGTTGAAGGAAATTCACGAACAACCCCAAACGATTCTGGATACGATTCGGGGCCGGTACTCGTATGAGAGCGGCGAGGCGGATCTGCCGGATATCGGCCTGACGCCGAAGCAGTTTGCCGACGTGGGGCGGATCTGGATCGTGGCCTGTGGCACCAGCTGGCATGCAGGGCTGGTGGGAAAATACTTGCTCGAGGAAATGGTTCGTACGCCGGTGCAGGTCGATATCGGCAGCGAATTTCGATATCGCGATCCGTTGATCGAGAAGAACGATCTGTTCATTACGATCTCGCAATCGGGTGAAACCGCGGATACCCTGGCGGCGGCGCGAGAAGCCAAGCAGAAAGGCGCGCGCGTTGTGTCGATCGTCAATGTCGTGGGCAGCACGCTGGCCCGTGAGTCGGACGGCGTGCTGTATACGCACTGCGGCCCTGAGATCGGCGTGGCTTCGACGAAGGCCTTTACCAGTCAGTTGGCGGCGCTCTATATGCTGGCCTTGCATCTCGGCCGGGTACGGGGCGTCTTGAGTGCGGCGGATGGGAAGGCCTGGCTGGACCGCCTGGTCACGGTGCCGGCATTGGTGAAGCATGTGCTGGGCCGGGAAGCAGAGATTCTGGCGATCGCGAAGCGGTACTACAAGAAACCGGACTTCTTGTATCTGGCGCGCGGCATCAATTTTCCGATCGCGCTCGAAGGCGCGCTCAAGCTCAAGGAAATTTCCTATATCCATGCGGAGGGGTATGCCGCCGGAGAAATGAAGCATGGGCCCATCGCCTTGATCGATAAAGACATGCCGGTGGTGGTATTGGCGCCCAGGGACCGGTTATATGAAAAGACGGTCAGTAACCTCATGGAGGTCAAGGCGCGCCGGGCTCCGGTGATTGCTTTCGTGGCGGAAGGCGAGCGCGAGTTGGGCAAGATCGCCGATGCGGTGTTCACCATTCCTGATGTGCATCCGCTGCTGTCGCCCATCCTCTTTACGATTCCACTGCAGTTGCTGGCGTATCACATTGCCGTGCTGCGCGGGGAGGATGTGGATCAGCCTCGCAACCTGGCGAAAAGCGTGACGGTGGAATAG
- a CDS encoding DUF948 domain-containing protein, which yields MIVEVAAILVALAFAVLVGYLVPLLIQVRKTVAEAETLVTRLNADLPVLVTELRAMSQNLNDLTEQARGGVEHAAVLLHAVGEVGESVNQVHSLVRGSGGTLLANVASVVAGLRAAKQVVTKRLKEGGHHNGG from the coding sequence ATGATTGTCGAAGTCGCGGCTATTTTGGTTGCTCTCGCGTTCGCGGTGCTGGTCGGGTATCTGGTTCCGCTGCTGATCCAAGTTCGTAAGACGGTTGCGGAAGCCGAGACGTTGGTGACCAGGCTCAATGCCGACCTTCCGGTCCTGGTAACGGAATTACGGGCAATGAGCCAAAACCTGAACGATCTGACCGAACAGGCACGCGGCGGAGTGGAGCATGCGGCCGTGTTATTGCACGCCGTGGGCGAAGTGGGCGAATCGGTCAATCAGGTGCATAGTTTGGTGCGAGGATCCGGAGGGACGTTGCTGGCCAATGTGGCGAGCGTGGTGGCGGGGCTTCGCGCAGCAAAGCAAGTGGTCACGAAACGTTTGAAAGAAGGAGGACATCACAATGGCGGATAA
- the gatB gene encoding Asp-tRNA(Asn)/Glu-tRNA(Gln) amidotransferase subunit GatB: MAYEVVIGVEVHAQLRTQSKLFCPCGTTFGRTANSQTCPVCLGLPGSLPVINETAVEMAVRAGLAMNGTIGARNRFARKNYFYPDLPKGYQISQYEAPICEHGWIEIAAGGTRKRVRIRRAHLEEDAGKNLHEAGSGMSLVDLNRAGTPLLEIVTEPDLSSSEEVVAYLKALRELLMYLDVCDGNMEEGSFRCEPNLSLRPEGQTAYGTKVELKNINSFKFVKDAVDYEIKRQTKVLSEGGKIYQETRLWNHERGETAVMRSKEEAHDYRYFPDPDLVPLEISADWIEQLREGLPELASTKQQRFVADYGIPEYDAGILTSSKALSVYFDACVKLHPHPKTVSNWVMGELLRELNQAGIEADASPVSPERLVELLTLVDQGAVSLKVARDIFPEMYASGKPPAQIVQDKGLTQVSDEAALVTIINEVLTKNPAQVAQFKEGKQQVLGFLVGQIMKASGGKANPGKVNELLKKTLG; this comes from the coding sequence GTGGCCTACGAAGTCGTCATCGGCGTGGAGGTGCATGCGCAGTTGCGCACGCAATCCAAGTTGTTCTGTCCTTGCGGGACCACGTTTGGTCGAACAGCCAATTCACAGACCTGCCCTGTCTGTCTGGGTTTGCCCGGAAGCCTGCCGGTCATCAATGAAACAGCCGTGGAGATGGCCGTGCGCGCAGGACTGGCGATGAACGGGACGATCGGAGCGCGCAATCGCTTCGCCAGGAAGAACTATTTTTATCCCGACTTGCCCAAGGGCTATCAGATTTCCCAGTACGAAGCGCCGATTTGCGAGCACGGGTGGATCGAAATTGCCGCCGGGGGGACCCGGAAACGCGTGCGTATCAGGCGCGCTCATTTGGAAGAAGATGCCGGAAAGAATCTGCATGAAGCCGGCAGCGGCATGAGCCTCGTGGATTTGAATCGCGCGGGGACCCCGCTGCTCGAGATCGTGACCGAACCGGATTTAAGTTCGTCCGAAGAGGTGGTGGCGTACTTGAAGGCCTTGCGCGAGCTCCTGATGTATCTCGATGTCTGCGACGGAAATATGGAAGAGGGAAGTTTTCGATGCGAACCGAATCTCTCGCTCCGTCCCGAAGGGCAAACGGCTTATGGGACCAAAGTGGAGTTGAAGAACATCAACTCCTTCAAGTTCGTGAAGGATGCGGTTGATTACGAAATCAAACGCCAGACCAAGGTGCTGAGCGAGGGGGGAAAGATTTATCAGGAAACCCGGCTCTGGAATCACGAGCGCGGTGAAACGGCCGTGATGCGCAGCAAAGAGGAAGCGCATGACTACCGGTATTTTCCAGACCCGGATTTGGTCCCGCTGGAGATTTCGGCTGACTGGATCGAACAATTGCGTGAGGGATTGCCGGAGCTGGCCTCGACGAAGCAGCAACGGTTTGTTGCAGACTACGGCATCCCTGAATATGACGCAGGGATTTTGACATCCAGCAAAGCCCTGTCGGTATATTTTGACGCATGCGTCAAGCTGCATCCCCATCCCAAGACCGTCAGCAATTGGGTGATGGGCGAGCTGTTGCGTGAATTGAATCAGGCCGGCATTGAGGCGGATGCGTCGCCCGTGTCGCCCGAACGGTTGGTCGAATTGTTGACCCTGGTCGATCAGGGCGCGGTGAGTTTGAAGGTCGCCCGGGACATCTTTCCGGAAATGTATGCGTCCGGAAAACCGCCGGCGCAGATCGTTCAGGACAAGGGGCTTACGCAGGTTTCTGATGAAGCGGCCTTGGTGACAATAATTAATGAAGTGTTGACGAAAAATCCTGCTCAAGTAGCGCAATTTAAAGAAGGCAAACAGCAGGTGCTGGGGTTTCTCGTCGGCCAGATCATGAAAGCTTCCGGCGGGAAGGCCAATCCCGGCAAGGTGAATGAATTGCTGAAGAAGACATTGGGCTGA
- the gatC gene encoding Asp-tRNA(Asn)/Glu-tRNA(Gln) amidotransferase subunit GatC, whose translation MEITKQEVEKVAKLARLALSEAETTAFSQQLNQIVAYVQKLKTFSTEDVEPTSTVLGQTNVFRPDQVQASLSSEQALGNAPDTEAHCFRVPKIIQES comes from the coding sequence ATGGAGATTACAAAGCAGGAAGTTGAAAAAGTGGCCAAGCTGGCGCGGCTGGCGTTGAGCGAGGCGGAGACCACGGCCTTCTCACAACAGTTGAACCAGATTGTGGCCTATGTCCAGAAGCTCAAAACGTTTTCCACGGAGGACGTGGAGCCGACCTCAACCGTGTTGGGGCAGACCAATGTCTTTCGTCCGGACCAGGTGCAGGCGTCTCTCTCGTCTGAGCAGGCATTAGGCAACGCTCCTGATACGGAGGCGCACTGTTTCCGGGTGCCGAAAATTATTCAAGAGTCGTAA